In Cryptosporangium phraense, the DNA window TTCCGCGTCGCCCGGGTGACGCTGGAGGTCGTGCGGCCGGTGCCGGTGGCCGAGCTGGAGGTGCGGGTCGCGGTGCGGCACTCGTCGGCGCGCACCGAGCTGCTCGACGGGGAGATCACCGCCGGCGGCCGCACGGTGATGCTGGCGCGGGCCTGGCGGCTGCTCGAGTCCCCGGCCGACACGCCGGTGATCGGCCACGGACCGGCGGCGACCCCGCTGCCGCCGGTCGAGACCCCACCGCCGTTCGGTGACGCCCACACCGCGGGCTACCTGTCGGCGATGGAGTGGCGGTTCCTGTCCGGTGGCGGCTTCACCGAGGCCGGTCCCGGCGAGGCCTGGGGACGGCAGCGGATCCCGCTGATCGCCGAGGTGGACGACACGCCGCTGACCCGGGCGTTGACGATCGCCGACACCAACTGGGCGGTGGGGTCGGAGTTGGATTTCGTGCGGCGGAT includes these proteins:
- a CDS encoding thioesterase family protein produces the protein MDAFYRDLGNGRFESSTATAGPWNPELQHAGPPSGLLGAVVQRTAPREGFRVARVTLEVVRPVPVAELEVRVAVRHSSARTELLDGEITAGGRTVMLARAWRLLESPADTPVIGHGPAATPLPPVETPPPFGDAHTAGYLSAMEWRFLSGGGFTEAGPGEAWGRQRIPLIAEVDDTPLTRALTIADTNWAVGSELDFVRRMVINTDVTVALHRDPVGEWLCLRSETAAAPGGSGLASGRLDDVEGSCGRILQTLFVGVR